The following proteins are co-located in the Dyadobacter chenwenxiniae genome:
- a CDS encoding HAMP domain-containing sensor histidine kinase: protein MKIKDRIAFQFTLLVAAILLLFSITIYSVSEHYRQEEFYDRLKSRAKTTCRLLMKVKGIDKDLLKAIDQNTLSEMLDEKVLVFNEENELIYSSVDDKLLTYHATLLDEVRQKQYMEFHEGESEVIGLLYQEQSEPLVVLASAYDTFGHSKLTNLRETLGWGLLAGIAVTVGLGIYFAGNALRPISRINHQVSLITAQNLSQKLDEGNRKDEIAQLAINFNTVLARLNNAFEQQKSFVSHASHELRTPLAALKSEIQLGQRFNKNNPEIDEVFTNLFSDTERLISITNNLLFLARSYEHSGQLKMSPIHIEDLAFLAKEELLSINPDYHVEIDYENIPEDEKQTVIEGNEELLKRVFSNLLDNACKYSSDHRAYILIYSDDKSCIVKFRDHGIGISPEDLPHIFNPFYRSSTATPVPGFGIGLSICQRIVDLHHGVISVTSEPGMGSEFQVRLNHV, encoded by the coding sequence ATGAAAATCAAGGATCGCATTGCCTTCCAGTTCACACTTTTAGTGGCTGCGATTCTGCTTTTGTTTTCCATTACCATTTACAGCGTTTCCGAACATTACAGGCAGGAAGAATTTTATGACCGGCTCAAAAGCCGCGCGAAAACGACCTGCCGGTTGCTCATGAAAGTCAAAGGCATCGATAAAGACTTGCTGAAAGCAATTGACCAGAATACGCTTTCGGAAATGCTGGATGAGAAGGTCCTCGTATTTAATGAGGAGAATGAATTGATCTATTCCAGTGTGGATGACAAGTTGCTGACTTACCATGCGACATTACTGGACGAAGTCCGGCAAAAGCAATACATGGAATTTCACGAGGGTGAAAGCGAGGTGATAGGCCTTTTGTACCAGGAGCAAAGCGAGCCGCTGGTTGTGCTGGCATCCGCTTATGACACTTTCGGACACAGCAAACTGACCAATTTGCGGGAAACGCTGGGTTGGGGACTCCTTGCCGGGATTGCGGTTACGGTTGGACTCGGCATTTATTTCGCAGGCAATGCGTTGCGGCCCATAAGCCGTATCAATCATCAGGTTTCGTTGATTACGGCCCAGAACCTTTCTCAAAAACTCGATGAGGGCAATCGTAAAGATGAAATTGCACAGCTGGCGATTAACTTCAACACAGTGCTCGCGCGGCTCAACAATGCATTTGAACAACAAAAAAGTTTTGTTTCTCACGCTTCACACGAGTTGCGGACGCCGTTAGCAGCATTGAAGTCGGAAATCCAGCTCGGCCAGCGGTTTAATAAAAACAACCCTGAGATTGACGAGGTTTTTACAAACCTGTTTTCCGACACGGAGCGATTGATCAGCATAACCAATAACCTGCTTTTCCTGGCGCGTTCCTACGAACATTCGGGGCAGTTGAAAATGTCGCCGATTCACATTGAAGATCTCGCCTTCCTGGCCAAAGAAGAACTGCTTTCAATCAACCCCGATTATCACGTTGAAATTGATTACGAAAACATCCCGGAAGATGAAAAACAGACTGTTATAGAAGGAAATGAGGAATTATTGAAAAGGGTTTTTTCAAATCTTCTTGATAACGCCTGCAAATATTCGTCTGACCACCGCGCTTACATCCTGATCTACTCGGATGATAAATCCTGCATTGTAAAATTCAGAGATCACGGCATCGGAATAAGCCCAGAGGACTTACCGCATATTTTCAATCCATTTTACAGATCTTCCACTGCAACACCCGTCCCGGGTTTTGGGATCGGTCTTTCCATTTGTCAGCGCATTGTGGATTTGCACCATGGCGTGATCTCTGTCACCAGTGAGCCGGGCATGGGAAGCGAATTCCAGGTGCGTTTAAACCACGTATAA
- a CDS encoding response regulator transcription factor — MKKILIIEDDRRIAQNIFRGLASENIEAEIAHDGITGKQMALDKKFDLILLDVNLPGMNGHDVCQQIRIYKPSLPIIMLTAYGEIEDKIEGLGRGADDYIVKPFDFRELLARINAALRVAELINPESADKILRIADLEMNLGTKQVSRGGHIIDLTAKEFALLEYFLLHRGRVVSKMDLAEHVWHLNFDPGTNVVEVYINYLRKKVDKDFATKLIHTRPGMGYIMKEE; from the coding sequence ATGAAGAAAATATTGATTATCGAGGACGACCGCCGCATTGCACAGAACATTTTCCGCGGTCTTGCCTCGGAAAATATCGAAGCAGAAATCGCGCACGATGGCATCACAGGAAAGCAAATGGCGCTCGATAAGAAATTTGACCTCATTTTGCTCGATGTAAATTTGCCCGGCATGAACGGTCACGATGTTTGCCAGCAGATCAGGATTTACAAACCGTCGCTGCCGATTATTATGCTTACGGCTTACGGAGAAATTGAGGATAAAATTGAAGGCCTGGGCCGGGGGGCGGACGATTACATTGTTAAGCCATTTGATTTTAGGGAATTGCTGGCCAGAATCAATGCTGCACTGCGGGTTGCTGAATTAATCAATCCAGAGTCCGCGGACAAAATCCTGCGCATTGCCGATCTTGAAATGAACCTGGGAACAAAGCAGGTAAGCCGGGGCGGGCATATAATCGACCTCACTGCCAAAGAATTTGCCTTGCTTGAATATTTCCTTTTGCACCGGGGACGTGTGGTTTCAAAAATGGACCTTGCTGAGCACGTCTGGCATTTGAATTTCGATCCAGGCACCAATGTCGTGGAAGTTTATATCAATTATTTACGTAAAAAAGTAGATAAAGACTTCGCTACAAAGCTCATTCACACGCGTCCGGGCATGGGTTATATCATGAAAGAAGAATGA
- a CDS encoding App1 family protein, with the protein MKRCDIKLYRGYANKKELVVFGHIIKKYPSGDRKYTRTGFRYARTIIELFSVKPIPFLKVVLQVGNITAETTAEEDGYFRFQVPLTEPMPSGWHPYSVTVDDEWNEKRYQGSAQEEFFLPYQSSYGIISDIDDTFLISHSRRSFRKLFVLLSKNVQARKPFDDVVKHYQLLSFASRKHPQKDSNIFFYVSSSEWNLYDMIVRFAELNGLPKAVLKLRTIKSGLDDFVTTGGGSHDHKLRKIHNIINFYPELQFILLGDDSQKDPEIYEEICRQFSANIRAVYIRQTRKRAKALTVTNLKNIQELGIDVCYFVHSNKAIIHSLETGLVFQPPIETLPPIAEIKDLLL; encoded by the coding sequence ATGAAACGTTGCGACATAAAATTGTATCGCGGATATGCCAATAAAAAAGAGCTCGTGGTGTTTGGGCATATCATTAAAAAATATCCCTCAGGTGATCGAAAATATACGAGAACAGGGTTTCGGTATGCGCGGACGATCATTGAGCTGTTTTCTGTAAAGCCCATTCCGTTTTTAAAAGTAGTGCTGCAAGTGGGTAACATTACAGCCGAGACGACAGCGGAAGAGGACGGCTATTTCCGTTTCCAGGTCCCGCTGACTGAACCAATGCCCAGCGGCTGGCATCCGTATTCGGTGACTGTTGATGACGAATGGAATGAAAAACGATACCAGGGAAGCGCGCAGGAAGAGTTTTTTCTGCCTTACCAAAGTTCGTATGGCATCATTTCGGATATTGACGATACATTTCTGATATCACACAGCCGCCGTTCTTTCAGAAAACTATTTGTTCTGCTGTCCAAAAATGTGCAGGCGCGGAAGCCTTTTGACGATGTGGTTAAGCATTATCAGCTGCTGTCCTTCGCAAGCCGCAAGCATCCGCAGAAAGACAGCAATATCTTTTTCTACGTGTCCAGCAGTGAGTGGAATTTATATGATATGATCGTGCGGTTTGCGGAGCTCAATGGTTTGCCAAAGGCAGTCCTCAAATTGAGAACCATTAAATCAGGGCTGGATGACTTTGTCACAACGGGCGGCGGCTCGCACGACCACAAGCTTCGCAAGATCCATAACATTATCAACTTTTACCCTGAGTTGCAATTTATCCTGTTAGGCGATGATTCCCAGAAAGATCCGGAGATCTATGAAGAGATATGCAGGCAGTTTTCGGCCAACATTCGGGCAGTGTATATCCGGCAGACCCGAAAAAGAGCCAAAGCACTGACTGTGACAAATTTGAAAAACATCCAGGAGCTCGGCATCGATGTATGTTATTTCGTCCACAGCAACAAAGCCATTATCCATTCTCTCGAAACCGGACTGGTGTTCCAGCCGCCCATTGAAACGCTGCCTCCGATAGCAGAAATAAAAGACCTCCTGCTATGA
- a CDS encoding diacylglycerol/lipid kinase family protein: protein MFSERKVLLVVNPISGDVDKDEVFEIVIESAAAKGYDLRIYTTTGEHDLETIREMVGNIKPERVLVAGGDGTISLSAEAVQGADVIMGIIPVGSANGLAMDFGITGSLAEAVEVAFGDKIVGIDAVCINNEISLHLADVGLNALLVKNYENSDTRGKLGYAREMLKTLSEHENFLVRITTEEEVIETDVLIVIIANAQKYGTGVTINPAGDMSDGRFELVIAKKLDFIETAKILAGSTDFNPEIMRVISVEKAEIECLDKEAHFQIDGEYKGLVRNLEAHILKDYIKVAVP from the coding sequence ATGTTTTCAGAACGAAAGGTTTTGTTGGTTGTAAATCCGATCTCCGGCGATGTCGACAAGGATGAGGTTTTTGAAATAGTCATAGAAAGTGCTGCGGCGAAGGGTTATGATCTGCGTATTTACACAACCACAGGCGAGCATGATTTGGAAACAATCCGGGAGATGGTGGGAAACATTAAGCCGGAGCGCGTGCTGGTGGCAGGCGGCGACGGCACCATATCGCTATCAGCCGAAGCCGTGCAGGGCGCTGACGTAATTATGGGCATCATTCCTGTGGGATCTGCCAATGGGCTGGCTATGGATTTTGGCATTACAGGTTCTCTTGCTGAGGCTGTTGAGGTGGCTTTTGGGGATAAGATCGTGGGGATCGATGCAGTTTGTATCAATAATGAGATCAGCCTGCATTTGGCGGATGTGGGATTAAATGCATTGCTTGTTAAAAACTACGAGAACAGCGATACGCGTGGAAAGCTCGGTTATGCCCGGGAAATGCTGAAAACGCTGAGCGAGCACGAAAACTTCCTGGTGAGGATTACGACAGAAGAGGAAGTGATTGAGACAGACGTGCTGATTGTCATCATTGCGAATGCACAAAAATACGGCACAGGCGTGACCATTAACCCGGCGGGCGACATGTCCGACGGTCGCTTTGAATTGGTCATTGCCAAAAAACTCGATTTTATTGAGACCGCTAAAATTCTTGCCGGCAGTACGGATTTCAATCCGGAGATTATGCGCGTCATTTCTGTTGAAAAAGCTGAAATAGAATGCCTTGATAAAGAAGCACATTTCCAGATCGATGGTGAATACAAAGGTCTGGTCCGCAATCTGGAAGCGCATATTTTGAAGGATTATATTAAGGTGGCAGTTCCTTGA
- a CDS encoding alpha/beta hydrolase family protein, whose product MSLLVVCCLTNTLSAQQAELCQGAYFTEAQGKEFLEKHTVKTKLEWETRAAAIRKQIREGMGLETMPAKPTSGPIIHSKREMDGYTVENVAFESMPGIYVTGNLYKPTKKQQSYAGILCPHGHGENPHGRFREQTQKRCATLARMGAVVFVLDMVGQGDSKYCEHKMPKALKLQAINSVRALDFLMAQPGVDPERIGVTGESGGGTQTFLLAALDNRVKVSAPVVMVSAHFFGGCVCESGLPIHKKGDFQTNNVEIASLTAPRPMLLVSDGDDWTKNTPNVEFPFIQNIYGLYGKRDLVENVHLPDEKHDFGPSKRIAMYTFMAKQLALDLKSVTDSQGKIDENPSKVLEQNDLEVFNAAHPRPANAVIGDEAVMKLL is encoded by the coding sequence ATGTCTCTACTAGTAGTTTGTTGTCTGACAAACACATTGTCTGCGCAGCAGGCGGAATTGTGCCAGGGCGCCTATTTCACCGAAGCGCAGGGGAAAGAATTCTTGGAAAAACATACCGTTAAGACGAAACTGGAATGGGAAACCCGCGCTGCCGCCATTCGGAAGCAGATTCGTGAAGGAATGGGTTTAGAAACCATGCCCGCAAAACCAACGTCTGGACCGATCATTCACAGCAAACGCGAAATGGATGGCTATACGGTTGAGAATGTTGCATTTGAAAGCATGCCAGGCATTTATGTGACGGGAAATTTATATAAGCCAACAAAAAAGCAGCAATCCTACGCTGGAATTTTATGTCCGCATGGGCATGGTGAAAATCCACACGGCCGTTTCAGGGAACAAACCCAAAAACGCTGCGCAACGCTTGCTCGCATGGGCGCCGTAGTGTTCGTGCTGGACATGGTGGGGCAGGGCGATTCCAAATATTGCGAGCATAAAATGCCAAAAGCGCTTAAATTACAAGCTATTAACAGTGTCCGAGCACTCGATTTTCTTATGGCACAGCCAGGTGTTGATCCTGAAAGAATCGGTGTCACGGGTGAATCGGGTGGGGGAACGCAAACTTTTCTACTTGCTGCGCTGGACAATCGGGTGAAAGTGAGTGCGCCGGTTGTGATGGTTTCGGCCCATTTCTTTGGCGGATGTGTGTGTGAAAGCGGACTTCCGATCCACAAAAAAGGGGATTTTCAAACCAACAATGTTGAAATCGCATCGCTAACGGCACCGCGTCCAATGCTTCTCGTGTCCGACGGCGACGACTGGACCAAAAATACACCGAATGTTGAATTTCCATTTATTCAGAACATTTATGGGCTGTATGGAAAGAGAGATTTAGTTGAAAATGTGCATTTACCTGACGAAAAGCATGATTTCGGTCCTTCCAAAAGAATTGCGATGTACACTTTCATGGCCAAACAACTTGCGCTTGATCTCAAATCGGTAACTGATTCGCAGGGTAAAATAGATGAAAATCCTTCCAAGGTGCTTGAACAAAATGATCTGGAAGTTTTCAATGCGGCGCATCCACGACCGGCCAATGCGGTAATCGGTGATGAGGCGGTGATGAAACTGCTTTAA
- a CDS encoding GntP family permease — MIIFIVLAAIVFIILSSTLLKMHPLVGLLLAAIGVGVFAGLPIDRLAETIGKGFGELMSKIGLMVILGCVIGAILDKSGAAIKVADVILKLFGEKRPAFAMAVIGGIVGIPVFCDSGFIILHKLNQIVAKRTGKPLGTIALSLSGGLFVTHTLVPPTPGPLSAAGNLGIADSVGLVILIGLIVSIPSLFLSTWFAGRYAKNVVITESAAVEPPVIIHESRLPPAWKAFMPILLPIILITLASFARILNFPEIWTKWLGFFGSPLVSFLLAIFFSYSLFPEYASERMMACFKSGIEHCGTTLVLVGAGGAFGAILKETTLKDMVSQWLLHNEMSGAYLLLIAFLIAAFFKTAQGSTTSAMVLTTSILAPLLASLGFVTPIQITLVVMAVGSGAMIVSHTNDAWFWVVSQFTGISARDTYRTHTILTGLQGAVSFVVTIVLWFLLG, encoded by the coding sequence ATGATCATATTCATTGTTCTCGCAGCCATTGTTTTCATTATATTAAGTTCGACACTTCTGAAAATGCACCCGCTTGTCGGATTGCTACTTGCAGCGATTGGCGTTGGCGTTTTTGCCGGTTTGCCAATTGACAGGCTAGCCGAAACAATAGGCAAAGGTTTTGGCGAATTAATGTCCAAAATCGGCTTAATGGTGATTTTAGGCTGTGTAATCGGTGCGATTTTGGATAAATCCGGTGCTGCAATTAAAGTGGCAGATGTCATACTGAAATTATTCGGCGAGAAACGTCCGGCCTTTGCAATGGCGGTGATTGGCGGGATTGTGGGAATTCCGGTTTTTTGTGATTCCGGGTTCATTATTTTGCATAAGCTCAATCAAATTGTTGCAAAAAGAACAGGAAAGCCACTGGGAACCATCGCATTGTCTTTGTCTGGTGGACTTTTTGTTACGCACACGCTTGTGCCACCTACGCCCGGCCCATTGTCCGCAGCTGGAAACTTAGGTATCGCAGATTCTGTCGGATTGGTTATTCTGATCGGGTTAATCGTTTCCATTCCAAGTCTTTTCCTCTCAACCTGGTTTGCAGGAAGATATGCAAAAAATGTTGTGATTACTGAAAGTGCAGCTGTTGAGCCGCCTGTGATCATTCATGAAAGTCGGCTTCCACCTGCATGGAAAGCATTCATGCCCATCCTTCTGCCCATTATCCTGATCACATTAGCATCTTTCGCAAGGATTCTAAACTTCCCCGAAATCTGGACAAAATGGCTGGGTTTTTTTGGCAGCCCGCTGGTTTCTTTTCTCCTCGCGATCTTTTTCAGTTACTCCCTTTTCCCGGAATATGCCTCAGAAAGAATGATGGCCTGTTTCAAAAGTGGTATCGAACATTGCGGGACAACATTGGTGCTTGTAGGAGCAGGAGGCGCCTTCGGCGCGATTTTGAAAGAAACGACTTTGAAAGATATGGTGAGTCAATGGCTGTTACATAACGAAATGTCCGGCGCTTACTTGCTATTAATTGCCTTCCTTATCGCTGCATTCTTTAAAACAGCACAAGGGTCAACTACATCCGCGATGGTGCTGACCACCAGCATTCTGGCGCCGTTACTAGCCTCGCTTGGGTTTGTCACGCCCATTCAAATCACATTAGTCGTCATGGCCGTAGGAAGCGGAGCCATGATTGTGTCGCATACGAATGATGCGTGGTTCTGGGTTGTTTCGCAGTTTACGGGGATTTCAGCGAGGGACACTTATCGGACTCATACCATTCTCACGGGGTTGCAGGGGGCTGTGAGTTTTGTCGTGACGATAGTTTTGTGGTTTTTGTTAGGCTGA
- a CDS encoding nucleotidyltransferase domain-containing protein produces the protein MDQGLNQTLERFVFSVSKSQPGLVAAYLFGSYARSNSRAESDIDIALVIEHLPEHERFDTQVRLMMLASQFDSRIEPHPISKQDMLSSNNPFAAEIRKTGIEFKLGQSA, from the coding sequence ATGGATCAAGGACTTAATCAAACATTAGAACGCTTTGTTTTCTCCGTCTCTAAAAGTCAGCCAGGTTTGGTTGCGGCCTATTTGTTCGGGTCTTATGCCAGAAGTAATTCTCGTGCAGAAAGTGACATCGACATTGCCCTAGTCATCGAGCATTTACCAGAGCACGAAAGATTTGATACGCAAGTCAGGCTAATGATGTTAGCTTCTCAATTTGATTCCAGAATAGAGCCGCACCCGATTTCAAAGCAAGATATGCTCTCTTCGAACAATCCGTTTGCTGCGGAAATTAGGAAGACCGGCATTGAATTCAAATTAGGACAGTCAGCCTAA
- a CDS encoding HEPN domain-containing protein, whose translation MDEAGFNQEKVIDYWIKSSEDDFETMTAMFDSKRYAWSLFVGHLMIEKLLKAMFVKINNEFPPFTHNLLRLAEKSSIELTEERKLFLLSVTAFNINGRYDDYKMSFQKTCTPEFTRNWIERLKENRLWIKDLIKH comes from the coding sequence ATGGATGAAGCCGGATTCAATCAGGAGAAAGTTATTGATTATTGGATCAAAAGTTCCGAGGACGACTTTGAGACGATGACTGCAATGTTCGATAGCAAACGCTATGCATGGAGCTTATTTGTTGGACACCTAATGATAGAGAAGTTGTTAAAAGCAATGTTTGTCAAGATTAACAATGAATTCCCGCCCTTCACACATAACTTATTAAGGCTCGCTGAAAAAAGTAGTATTGAACTAACCGAGGAAAGAAAACTGTTTCTTCTATCCGTCACTGCTTTTAATATCAATGGAAGATATGACGACTATAAAATGAGTTTTCAGAAAACCTGCACACCAGAATTCACGAGAAATTGGATTGAACGCCTAAAAGAAAACAGATTATGGATCAAGGACTTAATCAAACATTAG